In Desulfomonile tiedjei DSM 6799, a genomic segment contains:
- a CDS encoding tetrahydromethanopterin S-methyltransferase subunit H family protein, translated as MVDYHPIRIGNATIGGPHGSTTGLVVGSIFYDKHSIVADSFSGEFDARRAAALVDRVNTLSGRYGVQMGFDVIAATAEAMERFLEFVGKRTSLPLLINSTEAEVRLAGLEAAAKLQILGQCIYASLNEDTESSELQALGRQRPAAVMLLAADVGNPTPEGTCEMIESFFSPMLKEIDVTVPIVDVGTMDPPSVGLNLRQISAVRERFGYPAGCAFSNCFSQWTGLSNLGREWVDLSLAAALVACRAAGGDFLHYGIIEKAAVAAHVAGTAEVFYGFAAQELDGVTLPREHALWKMFKLSSENT; from the coding sequence TTGGTAGATTATCATCCCATTAGGATTGGGAACGCAACCATAGGAGGACCGCACGGATCTACGACCGGTTTGGTGGTGGGCAGCATTTTCTATGACAAGCACTCGATTGTTGCTGATTCCTTCTCGGGGGAATTTGATGCACGCCGCGCAGCCGCTTTGGTAGACCGAGTAAACACGCTTAGTGGACGTTACGGAGTCCAGATGGGGTTTGACGTCATCGCCGCGACCGCAGAAGCAATGGAGAGGTTTCTAGAATTTGTCGGCAAGCGTACCAGCCTGCCATTGCTTATCAACTCTACCGAGGCAGAGGTGCGTCTTGCGGGACTCGAAGCCGCCGCCAAGCTTCAAATTCTGGGGCAATGCATCTATGCGTCGCTTAATGAGGACACGGAAAGCTCTGAACTGCAGGCCTTGGGCCGCCAACGCCCAGCCGCTGTCATGCTCCTCGCCGCCGATGTGGGCAACCCAACACCCGAAGGAACCTGTGAAATGATTGAATCGTTTTTCAGTCCCATGTTGAAGGAGATCGACGTCACTGTGCCGATCGTCGACGTTGGAACCATGGATCCTCCCTCTGTGGGACTGAATCTTCGTCAGATAAGCGCTGTTCGGGAGCGGTTCGGCTATCCGGCGGGATGTGCCTTCTCTAACTGCTTTTCCCAATGGACAGGTCTAAGTAACCTTGGTCGAGAATGGGTCGATTTGTCATTGGCTGCCGCCCTTGTAGCTTGCCGAGCCGCTGGAGGGGATTTCTTGCATTACGGCATTATCGAGAAGGCCGCAGTGGCGGCTCATGTTGCCGGAACCGCGGAAGTGTTCTACGGCTTTGCAGCCCAGGAATTGGACGGAGTGACTCTGCCAAGAGAACATGCCCTATGGAAAATGTTCAAATTGTCGTCAGAGAACACTTAA
- a CDS encoding sigma-70 family RNA polymerase sigma factor has protein sequence MKNLQQIVQSAAAGDKGAFSELVIRFQEMAVALAKRRLRDTGLAEDAVQEAFLMVYAQLSDLRDLSAFPAWFRRILSSCCNRLERQWQMFSPVDLDFLGEVVDCQPSPLEAMVSLQTRSMVADVLASLEGVSREACVQRYVFGRSYKEIADMLGVPQGTIKRRLNDARDKIVQKVKDQHRPVIRVGYLPVSDHLMAMVSHSIHDHQNFEIHLKKYLSWSSLASSLRGGLLDAAFIMAPLAMALRNEGLPILYVMDAHHEGSAITVRNNEMSRRTSSWRRVGMPHIVSTHGLMLSSLIEVSPKRPLSGMQAKYLGPSYLLSSLASSDIDAFLCAEPWNTKAACEGMGQIYARSKDILPGHICCILVVREEFVDKECEIFVDYLRLLRAANAYIRKAPEHCSKIQEQYTGVSAKIILEVLTGTDISFNEIEPDRSRIESLMSLALNTGVLDRPCDLDRFVRSDFI, from the coding sequence ATGAAGAATCTTCAGCAAATCGTTCAGTCTGCGGCAGCGGGTGACAAGGGAGCGTTTTCAGAATTGGTCATCCGATTTCAGGAAATGGCAGTTGCCTTGGCAAAACGACGGCTGAGAGACACAGGACTGGCGGAGGATGCTGTGCAGGAGGCTTTTCTAATGGTCTATGCGCAGCTTTCGGATCTCAGGGATTTGAGTGCGTTCCCTGCCTGGTTCAGAAGGATTCTTTCTTCTTGTTGTAATCGTCTCGAAAGACAATGGCAGATGTTCTCCCCAGTCGACCTGGATTTCCTAGGCGAGGTTGTCGATTGCCAGCCCAGCCCTCTGGAGGCCATGGTTAGTCTCCAGACCCGATCCATGGTGGCAGACGTTTTGGCGTCTTTGGAAGGTGTGAGCCGTGAGGCGTGCGTTCAACGTTATGTCTTTGGCCGTTCCTACAAGGAAATCGCAGACATGCTTGGTGTACCCCAAGGAACCATAAAAAGGCGCCTAAATGATGCAAGAGACAAGATCGTTCAGAAAGTCAAAGATCAGCATCGGCCTGTTATTCGAGTTGGATACCTGCCGGTATCAGATCATCTCATGGCTATGGTGTCGCATTCAATTCACGATCACCAGAACTTTGAAATCCATCTCAAAAAATATCTGTCCTGGTCGAGCCTGGCATCCTCTCTTCGAGGCGGATTGCTGGACGCTGCCTTTATCATGGCTCCTTTGGCCATGGCCCTCCGCAATGAAGGACTTCCAATCCTTTATGTCATGGACGCCCACCATGAGGGGAGTGCCATAACTGTGAGAAATAATGAGATGAGCCGTCGGACTTCGTCCTGGCGCCGCGTAGGCATGCCGCACATTGTCTCGACACATGGTTTGATGCTTTCCAGCCTGATAGAAGTCTCCCCGAAAAGACCTTTGTCCGGAATGCAAGCCAAGTATCTGGGGCCTTCGTATCTTCTCAGCTCTCTGGCCTCGTCCGACATCGACGCTTTCTTATGCGCGGAACCCTGGAACACCAAAGCTGCCTGCGAGGGCATGGGCCAAATCTACGCGAGGTCAAAAGATATACTGCCTGGACACATTTGCTGCATTCTGGTTGTGAGGGAAGAGTTTGTTGATAAAGAATGCGAAATTTTTGTGGATTATCTTAGACTGCTTCGCGCGGCAAATGCGTATATCAGGAAAGCGCCCGAACATTGCTCCAAGATACAGGAGCAATATACGGGTGTCTCTGCCAAGATCATCCTAGAGGTGCTTACGGGAACCGACATCTCCTTCAATGAAATAGAGCCCGATCGAAGCCGAATTGAATCTTTGATGAGCCTGGCGCTTAATACCGGTGTTTTAGACCGACCTTGCGATTTGGACAGATTTGTTCGGTCTGACTTCATCTAG
- a CDS encoding MBL fold metallo-hydrolase, with product MKILQVRNATIKIEYAGKKILVDPMLAEKGAYPGFEGTVNSHKFNPLVDLPLSVNEVLDVDAIIVTHVHPDHWDEAAKNLAPKEMLIFAQNEKDAADIQATGFINTRILTEHTVFYDITLIKTPGQHGTDEALGRMGDVLGEVCGVVFKHPDERTLYLAGDTVWNQYVEDNLNKYAPDVIVLNSGDAQVIGLGSIIMGKQDVYDVYQAAAGATIIASHMESVNHATLSRKELRDFLKENGMTQRVLVPEDGESYGF from the coding sequence ATGAAGATCTTACAAGTGCGAAACGCGACCATCAAAATCGAATATGCAGGCAAAAAAATTCTAGTTGACCCCATGCTGGCAGAAAAGGGGGCATATCCTGGATTCGAGGGCACTGTCAATAGCCATAAGTTCAATCCGCTAGTCGATTTGCCTCTTTCCGTAAACGAGGTTCTTGATGTCGATGCGATAATTGTTACCCATGTTCACCCGGACCACTGGGACGAAGCCGCCAAAAATCTGGCGCCTAAAGAGATGCTTATCTTTGCGCAGAACGAGAAAGATGCAGCAGACATTCAGGCGACAGGATTCATCAACACTCGGATTCTGACCGAGCATACTGTTTTTTATGACATAACTCTCATCAAAACCCCTGGCCAGCATGGCACTGATGAGGCCCTAGGAAGAATGGGGGATGTACTGGGGGAAGTATGCGGTGTTGTCTTTAAGCATCCTGACGAAAGAACCCTTTATCTCGCAGGGGATACTGTCTGGAATCAGTACGTCGAAGATAATCTAAACAAATATGCACCCGATGTCATTGTCCTGAACAGCGGCGACGCTCAGGTCATTGGCCTTGGCTCCATCATCATGGGCAAACAGGATGTTTATGATGTGTATCAGGCAGCAGCAGGGGCAACCATTATTGCCAGCCATATGGAGTCTGTGAACCACGCAACTCTATCGAGAAAAGAACTGCGTGACTTCCTCAAGGAAAATGGGATGACGCAGCGCGTATTAGTGCCTGAGGATGGTGAATCATATGGCTTCTGA
- a CDS encoding carbon-nitrogen hydrolase family protein, translating to MAQSPLKVAAVQAAPVFLDLDKSVEKAIAFMDDAGSQGVKLIAFPETWIPGYPWWIWLGAPAWGMQFVGRYHQNSVIVGGEHDEALCEAARRNRLHAIVGVSEKDGGSLYMGQWHYGPDGEVISRRRKLKPTHVERTVFGESDGSHLVVHDTEIGRVGALCCWEHLQPLTKYAMYSQNEQIHIASWPSFSLYSGIAYALGPELNSAASQMYAAEGQCFVVAACATISQEMVDLLCDTPDKAEFLKPGGGHARIFGPDGSPLAEPLPENAEGLLVAEIDLGMIAYAKSVADPVGHYSRPDVVRLMFNSSPNPVVMPFSGEHKVVSNTLEHDPSDERKGGNDIS from the coding sequence ATGGCGCAATCACCATTGAAAGTGGCTGCTGTACAGGCAGCACCGGTATTTCTGGATCTCGACAAGTCGGTTGAGAAAGCGATCGCCTTTATGGACGACGCCGGTTCCCAGGGTGTGAAGCTCATTGCCTTCCCCGAGACTTGGATTCCCGGCTATCCATGGTGGATCTGGCTCGGCGCGCCAGCCTGGGGAATGCAATTTGTCGGACGCTATCACCAGAATTCCGTGATTGTTGGCGGCGAGCATGATGAGGCGTTGTGCGAGGCTGCACGTCGCAACAGACTGCACGCAATTGTCGGCGTTTCCGAGAAGGACGGCGGGAGTCTCTACATGGGGCAATGGCACTACGGGCCTGACGGTGAAGTCATTTCCCGTCGTCGAAAATTGAAGCCAACCCACGTTGAACGCACGGTGTTCGGCGAGAGCGACGGCAGTCACCTGGTTGTTCACGACACCGAAATCGGCCGGGTTGGAGCCCTGTGTTGTTGGGAGCATTTGCAGCCGCTCACCAAGTACGCCATGTATTCACAAAATGAGCAAATTCACATAGCCTCCTGGCCCAGCTTCAGCCTCTACAGCGGCATTGCCTACGCCTTGGGGCCTGAACTGAACAGCGCCGCCAGTCAAATGTACGCCGCCGAAGGCCAGTGTTTTGTGGTGGCCGCCTGCGCGACGATTTCGCAAGAGATGGTCGATCTTCTTTGCGACACTCCGGACAAGGCCGAGTTCCTGAAACCCGGCGGTGGCCATGCGCGCATTTTCGGTCCGGATGGCTCGCCCTTGGCAGAACCATTGCCGGAAAACGCTGAAGGGTTGCTTGTTGCGGAAATCGATCTAGGTATGATCGCCTATGCCAAATCAGTCGCCGACCCGGTGGGGCATTATTCACGCCCCGATGTCGTTCGTTTGATGTTCAACTCCAGTCCCAATCCTGTAGTTATGCCCTTTAGCGGGGAACATAAAGTGGTGTCGAATACATTGGAACATGATCCCTCCGACGAAAGAAAGGGAGGCAACGATATCTCATGA
- a CDS encoding helix-turn-helix domain-containing protein gives MPVRFSTKGVKEKDRFSYWREVVCDVYVLLGCESEMADEFHGGLVLERLPGISVSSVFSDPLTVNRRKKDIARSNDDCFLLGVQLKNKVYVIQHDRIAELDPGDFAIYSSTEPYQLLCPRSYKQLVFQFPKSDLLARLPNCELLMARKVSRGNEIGRLVSGSLVDFSRIIGNTDEVVQHYMKDTVLDLIATGLASLENSTFELSRPEQHLMLRAKSYIHANLGNSDLSREMVAKAMGMSVRRLSGIFSKEGTTITAYIRFMRLERIARDLLNDLFHRQSISEIAFRWGFNNLQHFSKVFRIQYGMSPRDYRQHARPLWAV, from the coding sequence ATGCCCGTGAGGTTTAGTACAAAAGGGGTGAAAGAAAAAGATCGCTTTTCTTATTGGCGGGAAGTTGTGTGTGACGTTTATGTCCTGCTCGGTTGCGAATCGGAAATGGCTGACGAATTTCACGGCGGCCTTGTGTTAGAGCGGTTACCGGGCATTTCGGTTTCCTCGGTTTTTTCCGACCCGTTAACTGTCAATCGCCGCAAGAAAGATATTGCCCGCTCAAACGATGATTGCTTTTTGCTGGGTGTGCAGTTGAAGAACAAAGTATATGTTATTCAACATGATCGCATAGCCGAATTGGACCCAGGGGACTTTGCGATATATAGCAGTACCGAACCCTATCAACTACTCTGTCCTCGTTCGTACAAGCAGTTGGTCTTTCAATTTCCGAAATCCGACCTCTTGGCGCGACTTCCAAATTGTGAACTTCTGATGGCCAGAAAGGTCAGCAGAGGCAACGAGATCGGGAGGCTTGTGAGTGGAAGTCTTGTCGATTTCTCTCGAATAATCGGCAATACCGATGAAGTAGTGCAGCATTATATGAAGGATACCGTACTTGATCTCATCGCAACCGGACTGGCATCACTTGAAAACAGCACATTCGAGTTAAGCCGGCCGGAACAGCATCTGATGTTGCGAGCCAAGTCTTATATTCACGCAAATCTCGGCAATTCCGACTTGTCGAGGGAAATGGTCGCAAAAGCCATGGGTATGTCGGTTCGACGGTTGAGTGGTATTTTTTCCAAGGAAGGTACTACCATCACAGCCTACATTCGCTTCATGAGACTGGAGCGAATCGCACGGGATTTATTGAATGATCTTTTTCACCGACAATCGATCAGCGAAATCGCTTTTCGCTGGGGCTTCAACAACCTACAACATTTCTCCAAAGTTTTCCGCATTCAATACGGGATGTCTCCCCGTGACTATCGGCAGCATGCAAGACCGTTGTGGGCAGTATAG
- a CDS encoding DNA polymerase, with the protein MPAHRPRLTIGITVSDLAAMSIVTFDDLFCGKLVSSRPPIAVSSDRTCWSTSGMELSLFCRTQWLSLPRLGIAGPRNANSRAQAKTVNFSICYGGTEWSLKDNLGLGFRGFEQAQQILAEMKHIYPGLFAYLEGVKETLENSPDGEQYVRSIRGRRRGFAHSGELTERERRQAANAVVQMLEADVFKKTVLELDKAFKREGLPVEIALQLHNGIWFACPQDLQESAKT; encoded by the coding sequence TTGCCAGCTCATCGCCCTCGACTCACTATAGGAATAACCGTTTCAGATTTGGCGGCTATGAGCATAGTCACGTTTGATGACCTGTTTTGCGGGAAACTGGTGAGTTCCCGGCCTCCAATAGCTGTATCCTCTGATCGGACCTGTTGGTCAACTTCAGGCATGGAACTCTCCCTCTTTTGTCGAACACAGTGGCTGAGTCTACCACGACTAGGCATCGCTGGGCCAAGAAATGCGAACTCTCGTGCTCAGGCCAAGACTGTCAACTTCTCCATTTGCTACGGTGGAACCGAATGGTCGCTCAAGGACAATTTGGGGCTCGGGTTCAGAGGGTTCGAGCAAGCTCAGCAGATCTTGGCCGAAATGAAACACATCTATCCCGGCCTGTTTGCTTACCTTGAAGGCGTGAAGGAGACTTTGGAGAACTCCCCGGATGGTGAACAGTACGTACGCTCTATTCGTGGCCGCAGGAGGGGATTCGCGCACTCCGGAGAATTGACTGAGCGAGAAAGACGACAGGCGGCTAATGCCGTCGTACAAATGTTAGAAGCCGATGTATTTAAGAAAACAGTCCTGGAACTTGATAAGGCTTTTAAGCGGGAGGGTCTTCCTGTAGAGATAGCGCTGCAGCTGCATAACGGCATATGGTTCGCATGCCCTCAAGATCTTCAGGAGAGTGCTAAGACATAA
- a CDS encoding helix-turn-helix domain-containing protein, translated as MDLLTVEEVASILRAHTNTVYKMCRLGQLPAAKFGKEWRIDREKLAEFMQKTAGASPLLHRRSASVEFVPGHTLALMAEQNDVWDFEASFFRENARKGYLLFKACWWQKPEEVRKVLTERGFPVAKFEAAGEMVIADLASICERSGPMAAADAWRSAAHRAIERGYKGMIGSGSPTLEGCCSRGELFTFEEALDGFLDGLPVKGVCAYHLGGKASGDWNALVRLMNFHGQVLFRAEEMDVSAKII; from the coding sequence ATGGACCTTTTGACAGTTGAAGAAGTCGCATCAATTCTGAGAGCGCACACCAACACGGTGTACAAAATGTGCCGTCTGGGCCAACTGCCCGCCGCGAAATTTGGCAAGGAGTGGCGCATCGACAGAGAAAAGCTTGCCGAGTTCATGCAGAAAACAGCAGGGGCCTCTCCTCTACTGCACCGTCGTTCCGCGTCAGTCGAATTTGTTCCTGGCCACACGCTGGCACTGATGGCTGAACAAAATGATGTTTGGGACTTTGAGGCTAGTTTTTTCAGAGAAAATGCTCGAAAGGGATATCTCCTCTTCAAAGCCTGCTGGTGGCAAAAGCCGGAAGAAGTCCGAAAGGTTTTGACAGAGAGAGGGTTTCCCGTAGCCAAATTTGAGGCGGCGGGAGAGATGGTAATTGCAGATCTGGCGAGCATCTGCGAAAGATCTGGCCCTATGGCCGCAGCCGATGCCTGGCGGTCAGCGGCTCACAGAGCCATCGAACGAGGCTATAAAGGAATGATAGGTTCCGGATCCCCTACGTTGGAAGGTTGCTGTTCCCGTGGGGAACTATTCACCTTCGAGGAAGCCTTGGACGGCTTTCTGGATGGGCTCCCGGTTAAAGGAGTTTGCGCCTACCACTTGGGGGGGAAGGCATCCGGGGACTGGAATGCTTTGGTCCGACTGATGAATTTTCACGGGCAGGTTCTGTTCCGCGCAGAAGAAATGGACGTTTCGGCAAAGATTATTTGA
- a CDS encoding HPP family protein — protein sequence MVQNSKILLDETKPAEKVTLRDACRWCLGAFLGIAGLGLVDFTVPSGQDSLLLTSAFGASAVLVFGNRQHFFAQPRSLVGGHVLSALAGVLSFKLLPGHPWLAAGIGTAAAIAAMQLTKTLHPPGGGTALFAVIGPDSIHNMGFSYVIAPAGAGALFLLFTALLVNNIASERRYPEFWIHRKPD from the coding sequence ATGGTACAGAATTCGAAAATATTACTGGACGAGACGAAACCTGCCGAGAAAGTCACCCTTCGGGATGCTTGCCGATGGTGCTTGGGGGCGTTTCTCGGAATCGCAGGACTGGGGCTTGTGGATTTTACTGTCCCTTCCGGCCAAGATTCATTGCTTCTCACAAGCGCTTTTGGCGCATCGGCGGTTCTGGTGTTTGGCAACAGACAACATTTCTTCGCACAGCCCCGGAGCCTCGTTGGAGGACATGTGCTATCAGCTCTTGCGGGCGTCTTATCATTCAAGCTCTTACCAGGACATCCATGGCTTGCTGCGGGCATCGGAACTGCCGCTGCTATTGCGGCTATGCAACTGACCAAAACCCTGCATCCACCGGGCGGAGGTACGGCACTTTTCGCGGTAATTGGCCCTGACAGCATTCATAACATGGGGTTCTCTTACGTTATTGCGCCTGCAGGAGCAGGAGCTTTGTTTCTCTTGTTCACCGCACTTTTGGTAAATAACATAGCCAGCGAGAGGCGTTACCCTGAGTTCTGGATTCATCGAAAACCCGATTGA
- a CDS encoding zinc ribbon domain-containing protein gives MPIYEFVCVECEASRDVLADTTIKNEMELICVHCGGVMRAAQVSRFSVISSSAGAGKGHVHADAAKSCGHTHACRCAVKMTKTNPFQDRIDLALGNVKPE, from the coding sequence ATGCCAATCTACGAGTTCGTGTGTGTCGAATGTGAAGCCAGTCGTGATGTACTCGCGGATACTACGATCAAGAACGAGATGGAACTCATTTGTGTTCACTGCGGCGGAGTGATGAGAGCTGCTCAAGTCTCCAGATTCAGCGTTATCTCTTCCTCTGCCGGCGCAGGCAAAGGGCATGTTCATGCCGATGCAGCCAAGTCCTGCGGACATACGCACGCGTGTCGATGTGCAGTGAAAATGACCAAGACCAACCCATTCCAAGATCGGATAGATTTGGCCCTGGGAAACGTGAAGCCCGAATAA
- a CDS encoding MtaA/CmuA family methyltransferase, whose product MSVSKMTSRERVFAAVTMESLPDQVPVCPLLMTRGIREGGVRVNEVLLDGEAQARAKIKAHQKFGGDVVIAGTDLFTPVENLGAVLEYLPYAQPSLISHPAPTKEDFYRLKETYTSKGFNPEKGRLRAIQEEIRTFVKEGWKDTHALATPVGGPITTAQMVTGTSEFFTYLADEPDYAKEIIELSLDCVKNICKMMFEAGIDVCNILDPFCSCDILPPDLYHEFGLPYQKELFAYIKGIGGIGFTHTCTYTQPIWPDIAKNGCFNFNGDMYPGMDIAKRTIGAEISLMGTLSPYSTLTHGTPQDVANEVKKLAAEVGYNGGFICMPGCDIDWTVPEENMRALIDTCAAIKYPMDVEALGDLSNVYLAGHPKHPGMRKISTENDQIVRMGIDKTQAAVRTPEQEVFFGLANAIMEYDGDKVVEWTNKGLERGLPPQQIIFDGLSLGMKMIGDLYERNERFITDMLKAAKAMEKAMPILTPLLEAAGAGVSKKETVIMGLVRGNTQDIGKNLVVLMLKANGYNVIDLGKNVKPEQFVEAAQFHNAVAIGMSVMTNSSVTYAEETVEALKTGGLGDKYLVMAGGAAMNEKIAKQMGVKYGSDANAAVMLVKEHLGAAA is encoded by the coding sequence ATGAGCGTTTCAAAGATGACCAGTCGAGAAAGAGTTTTTGCGGCAGTCACCATGGAGTCATTGCCCGATCAGGTGCCCGTATGCCCACTATTGATGACACGGGGTATTCGAGAAGGGGGCGTTAGGGTCAACGAAGTTCTCCTTGACGGCGAAGCACAAGCAAGAGCCAAGATAAAGGCTCACCAGAAATTCGGTGGGGATGTAGTGATCGCCGGTACCGACCTGTTCACTCCAGTGGAAAATCTGGGTGCGGTCTTGGAATATCTCCCCTACGCCCAGCCTTCCTTAATCTCGCATCCTGCTCCCACCAAAGAGGATTTCTATCGCTTGAAAGAGACCTATACCTCAAAAGGGTTCAACCCCGAAAAGGGGCGCTTGCGTGCCATCCAGGAGGAAATCCGTACATTCGTCAAAGAGGGTTGGAAGGACACCCATGCGCTAGCCACTCCAGTTGGCGGTCCCATCACCACTGCCCAGATGGTGACTGGAACAAGCGAATTTTTCACCTACCTGGCCGACGAGCCGGACTATGCAAAGGAAATTATCGAACTATCGCTCGATTGCGTGAAGAACATCTGCAAAATGATGTTCGAAGCCGGCATCGACGTATGCAACATCCTCGATCCCTTCTGCTCCTGCGACATTCTCCCACCTGACCTCTACCATGAGTTCGGATTGCCCTATCAAAAGGAGTTGTTTGCGTACATCAAGGGAATCGGAGGGATCGGATTCACTCACACCTGCACCTATACTCAGCCAATCTGGCCGGATATCGCCAAGAATGGCTGCTTCAACTTCAACGGCGATATGTACCCTGGCATGGACATTGCGAAACGGACCATCGGCGCTGAAATTTCGCTGATGGGCACTCTTAGTCCTTATTCAACACTTACTCATGGTACACCTCAAGATGTGGCCAACGAGGTGAAGAAACTCGCCGCTGAGGTCGGATATAACGGAGGCTTTATCTGTATGCCGGGTTGCGACATTGACTGGACAGTGCCCGAAGAAAATATGCGCGCCCTGATCGACACATGCGCGGCCATCAAGTATCCCATGGATGTGGAGGCTCTCGGCGACCTGAGCAATGTCTACTTGGCCGGCCATCCGAAACATCCCGGTATGCGCAAGATCTCCACGGAAAACGATCAAATAGTCAGAATGGGCATTGACAAGACCCAGGCTGCAGTGCGGACTCCTGAACAGGAAGTATTTTTCGGTTTGGCCAATGCCATCATGGAATATGACGGGGACAAGGTAGTGGAATGGACAAATAAGGGGTTGGAGCGAGGTTTGCCCCCCCAGCAGATCATTTTCGATGGCCTCTCCCTCGGAATGAAGATGATAGGCGACCTGTATGAACGTAATGAACGCTTCATCACTGACATGTTAAAGGCCGCCAAAGCTATGGAAAAGGCAATGCCCATCCTCACTCCGCTTCTGGAGGCGGCGGGTGCAGGAGTGAGCAAGAAAGAGACTGTGATCATGGGGCTTGTACGTGGAAATACTCAGGACATCGGAAAGAATCTTGTGGTCCTCATGCTCAAGGCCAATGGGTACAATGTTATCGACCTTGGAAAGAACGTGAAACCCGAACAGTTCGTGGAAGCGGCCCAATTCCACAACGCTGTAGCCATCGGCATGTCAGTCATGACCAACTCATCCGTCACCTACGCAGAAGAGACGGTTGAGGCGCTCAAGACCGGAGGTCTAGGTGACAAGTACCTGGTCATGGCCGGTGGAGCAGCCATGAACGAGAAGATTGCTAAACAGATGGGTGTGAAGTACGGCTCTGACGCCAACGCAGCGGTCATGCTCGTAAAGGAGCACCTTGGAGCCGCCGCATAA
- a CDS encoding uroporphyrinogen decarboxylase family protein: MEDVQIVPRQEVTGSRLRLAQLLAGSTSGRPLIDLGTTSLTGIRTGVVHGVPAGRGTANPIHATLALEATDCLRLGSDFLCTGLLFDEPEIADGQWADPFGVQWLCAGKTFSPLGHPLETAELLEVTRHPRPLWLQPVQHIEPEIADRNIVIADAPCPGLLDLCFLLRNSWKFMEDCTTNWQMASALLDWSLETIVESYAYMLGKLARKPDVIVYCDDLGFGNSMFFSPSDFRTYIRPRLRDLLTRLRSLTSAAICFHSCGAIRPILSDIADLGIEIVNLDTRATDMGVRQIRQGLPASVVLHVANDLCALGAALEDQDKASIASLITELAHSVPVIAAPLDSLSSMEEVLDAVRGATLIRNLSHDDFDSFRNVGPIRSIIEEASRKTMSARLPKFDSQLIHTDAISHYAPLPIQTVRKEVGRRARIHSMRGQKVL; encoded by the coding sequence ATGGAAGATGTTCAAATTGTCCCCAGACAGGAAGTGACAGGTAGCCGGTTACGGCTCGCTCAGTTGCTCGCGGGATCAACATCGGGAAGGCCACTGATCGACCTCGGCACAACCTCTCTTACAGGTATCCGGACCGGTGTCGTTCATGGAGTTCCTGCAGGTCGGGGTACGGCTAATCCGATTCACGCGACTCTGGCATTGGAAGCCACTGATTGCCTCCGGTTGGGATCCGATTTCCTCTGCACCGGTCTGTTGTTCGACGAACCGGAAATCGCGGACGGGCAATGGGCCGACCCATTCGGGGTGCAGTGGTTGTGTGCCGGAAAAACCTTCTCTCCGCTCGGGCATCCTCTGGAAACCGCAGAACTGCTGGAAGTAACACGGCACCCCAGGCCCCTGTGGCTACAGCCCGTACAACACATTGAACCCGAAATCGCAGATCGCAACATCGTGATAGCCGATGCGCCGTGTCCGGGCCTTTTGGATCTGTGTTTTTTACTGCGAAACTCTTGGAAATTCATGGAGGACTGCACCACCAACTGGCAGATGGCTTCGGCTTTACTCGATTGGTCCCTCGAAACCATCGTGGAATCCTATGCCTACATGTTAGGGAAACTCGCCCGAAAGCCCGATGTTATAGTTTACTGCGATGATCTCGGCTTTGGAAACAGCATGTTTTTTTCCCCTTCGGATTTTCGAACCTACATACGTCCTAGGCTGAGAGATTTGCTGACGAGACTGCGGAGTTTGACCTCAGCAGCGATCTGCTTTCACAGTTGTGGGGCCATCAGACCTATTCTCTCAGATATTGCCGATCTCGGGATCGAAATAGTCAACTTGGATACCAGAGCCACAGATATGGGGGTCAGACAAATTCGCCAAGGACTACCGGCATCCGTGGTGCTGCATGTGGCCAATGATCTGTGCGCTCTGGGCGCTGCTCTTGAAGATCAAGACAAGGCCAGCATTGCTTCACTGATAACAGAGTTGGCTCACAGTGTTCCAGTAATTGCAGCCCCCTTGGACAGTCTGTCTTCCATGGAGGAAGTGCTCGACGCTGTACGTGGGGCCACCTTGATACGGAATCTGAGTCATGACGATTTTGATTCTTTCAGGAATGTCGGGCCGATTCGGAGCATCATTGAAGAGGCATCAAGAAAAACCATGTCGGCTCGGCTTCCGAAATTTGATTCGCAACTTATCCACACCGATGCGATCAGTCACTACGCCCCGCTGCCAATCCAGACAGTTAGGAAGGAGGTGGGCCGAAGGGCACGAATTCATTCAATGAGAGGGCAGAAGGTGCTTTGA